The DNA segment GCTTTGACCTTCGCCCTCACTCTGCAGACTATTCCGGTCATCTCTGCGATGGTGAATGATGTCCGAGAGTCCCTGTGGTCCCGGAGTGCCACACGTTCCCTCCGCGCCCTCACCACTCCGCTACTCTCCCGGATTCTTCTCTATGCTGACGGAGTTGCAGATGCGTTAGTGGCCCGGGGAATCGATGATTCCCCGGGCCACTAACGGGACCTTATATGGCGTCAGACAACGAAAGTACGCAGTGTCGAGGGCTGCAATACAGGTTACTGAGCAGGCTGGTTATCAATCGGCTCTGCAGGAAGAGTTTCAGCTTCAACAGGGGCCGCAGTCTCTCCGGGAGCAGCAGTGAGTTGCTCAGGGGCGGGGGCGTCCCCACCCGGCAGTTCGCCGGCAGCCATCATTTGGACACGGATCTCTTCAAGACGGTTATTGGTGATCATTTCCGAAGAGTTGGCCTCAATTTCCATCAGCCGGTTAGCCATACCACCGTTCGCGAGTTCCGTCTGCCCCATAGCTTGAGCGTAGCGGCTTTCAATCTTCTCGCGCACCTGTTCAAGGTTGGGAACAACGTTGTCTGCTTCGAAGGCGTTCAACTGCTGCATCGTCTGAACAACCTTTTCCTGCATTTTGGCTTGATCCAGCTGGTTCAGAAGCTTGGTGCGTTCTGCCAGCTGCTGCTGCAGGACGCGCGCATTGCGTTCAACGGCCGCGCGGGCAGCATCGGATGCTCCGCTGGACTGGGAATAGAGAGATTTGAGGTCAGTGACAGCAGTCTCGGCGGTAACAAGCTGTGCAGAAAAAGCATTCGCAGCATTTTCGTATTCGGCAGCCTTATCGTTGTCACCCTTCTTACGGGCATCCTCGGCCATCAAGAGAGCCTGGCGAACGTTATTCTTGATCTTCTCTACGTCCGCAAGCTGACGGTTCATTTTCATCTCAAGCTGGCGCTGATTACCGACAACGGCAGCAGCTTGCTGGGACAATTCTTGGTGCTGACGCTTTGCCTCGGCAATCGCCTGTTCAATCTGCACCTTGGGATCTGCGTTTTCTTCGACCGTAAGATCGAGCTTTGCCATCAGGTACTTCCAGGCCTTAACAAAGGGATTAGCCATTCTTACTCCTCGACGTAGACAGATCAGCATGTCATGTGATGCCGCTGACCGGACATCCTCCCAATTTGGAGCTGTTACCACCGATAGTACAGAACCAGCGAACGTTGTAGGAGAGCTACTTTGGCGCGCTTTCCGTCTGAAAAGAAATATCTACTATGTTGAGGTTAAGCGGCTGCACGGAGACGGGAGTCTTGCTCGACTCCCATGAGAGAGGCTGCGCGCAGCAGTACCACCGCGAGATTGACACCAAGGGCGTCACAGATAGACCGGAGAACTTCCGATGAGACTTCTTTACGGCCGCGTTCGAGCTCAGAAAGGTAACCAGAACTGACGCGCGCTGTTTCTGCCACGTCTCGGAGAGTGCGATTAGCATCGAGACGGTAGGTTCGGAGAACTGCGCCCAGGG comes from the Lawsonella clevelandensis genome and includes:
- a CDS encoding PspA/IM30 family protein, giving the protein MANPFVKAWKYLMAKLDLTVEENADPKVQIEQAIAEAKRQHQELSQQAAAVVGNQRQLEMKMNRQLADVEKIKNNVRQALLMAEDARKKGDNDKAAEYENAANAFSAQLVTAETAVTDLKSLYSQSSGASDAARAAVERNARVLQQQLAERTKLLNQLDQAKMQEKVVQTMQQLNAFEADNVVPNLEQVREKIESRYAQAMGQTELANGGMANRLMEIEANSSEMITNNRLEEIRVQMMAAGELPGGDAPAPEQLTAAPGETAAPVEAETLPAEPIDNQPAQ
- a CDS encoding helix-turn-helix domain-containing protein → MTSTRPLLREALGAVLRTYRLDANRTLRDVAETARVSSGYLSELERGRKEVSSEVLRSICDALGVNLAVVLLRAASLMGVEQDSRLRAAA